A region from the Curtobacterium sp. MCBA15_012 genome encodes:
- a CDS encoding SDR family oxidoreductase, protein MSQLDKQDPRSQHPRPPFPAQTQQGAGLASAMDPTPDHGESSYLGTGRMPGYRVLVTGADSGIGRAAAIAMAKEGADVALNALPDELEDLEQVRDVVGDLGRRAVLLPGDLTDEAFCATLVRDAVSALGGLDALVLVAGHQQVHEDVTQQSTEDFDRTMKVNLYSLFWLVRAAVPHMAPGSAIVTTSSVSAHQPQDRMIDYAATKAAITTYTNGLARQLAAKGIRANTVVPGPVWTPLQPTSYPGDEIAHYGEDTPFGRPAQPVELGSAYVYLAGPESSYTSGSTLTVAGATGVAL, encoded by the coding sequence ATGAGCCAGCTCGACAAGCAGGACCCGCGCTCGCAGCACCCCCGTCCGCCGTTCCCGGCGCAGACGCAGCAGGGTGCCGGCCTCGCGAGCGCGATGGACCCCACGCCCGACCACGGCGAGTCGAGCTACCTCGGCACGGGCCGGATGCCCGGTTACCGGGTGCTCGTCACGGGCGCCGACTCCGGCATCGGGCGCGCCGCGGCGATCGCGATGGCGAAGGAGGGCGCGGACGTCGCACTGAACGCCCTACCCGACGAGCTCGAGGACCTCGAGCAGGTCCGCGACGTCGTCGGCGACCTCGGCCGCAGGGCGGTGCTGCTGCCGGGCGACCTGACCGACGAGGCGTTCTGCGCGACCCTGGTCCGGGACGCCGTGAGCGCGCTCGGCGGCCTCGACGCCCTGGTGCTCGTCGCCGGACACCAGCAGGTGCACGAGGACGTCACGCAGCAGTCCACCGAGGACTTCGACCGGACGATGAAGGTCAACCTGTACTCGCTGTTCTGGCTGGTGCGGGCGGCGGTGCCGCACATGGCGCCGGGCAGCGCGATCGTCACGACGAGTTCGGTCTCGGCGCACCAACCGCAGGACCGGATGATCGACTACGCGGCGACCAAGGCCGCGATCACCACGTACACGAACGGCCTGGCCCGGCAGCTCGCGGCGAAGGGGATCCGGGCGAACACGGTCGTCCCCGGGCCGGTGTGGACGCCGCTGCAGCCGACGAGCTACCCGGGCGACGAGATCGCCCACTACGGCGAGGACACCCCCTTCGGCCGTCCCGCGCAGCCGGTCGAGCTCGGCAGCGCGTACGTGTACCTGGCGGGACCGGAGTCGTCGTACACGTCCGGCAGCACCCTCACGGTGGCGGGAGCGACCGGGGTCGCGCTGTGA
- a CDS encoding glycoside hydrolase family 15 protein, whose amino-acid sequence MTERTRDTPDAHDNEERTDGFVPLRSYGAIGDGRTVALVALDGRIDWLPIPAMDSPPVFASILDAEHGGHVALRPTGDATVERRYLPGTNVLVTTWTTDSGSCTVTDAMVTGVAGRLPWAEVGRCVQGVEGSVEMEWAVVPGTLLNTAEPRRLDTANGTVIGIDGITIAIVEQGFEPVHDDGPRFSGRFSTSEGSKSILTIVGTQDEPIFLPEPERTLAAVDRTIDNWSTWSEEFSYDGPWAEAVQRSALALKLLIYSPTGAIAAAPTTSLPEDRTGGKNWDYRFAWVRDLSYTVHALTRFGLREETHAAVSWVMRTIGEHDETMPIFYRLDGTKTDEVDERDVPGWNGIGPVTVGNRAGDQLQLGVWGDVFEIMRQYVRAGNVLDRATAGVLQRLADDACHRWPEADSGMWELQETQHYVSSKIGCWQALDAAVELHDAGMIDGPRDKWVENRELIEQWVSEHGWDEERGHYVMYPGSDALDTSILLHAMSAFDRGPRMESTIRAVEEQLQRGPLVYRYSGMDREESPFVACSFWLAAAMACVGRVDDARELMDEMVEQANDVGLFSEMISEDGDFMGNLPQGLSHLALIQAALTIEEVAAES is encoded by the coding sequence ATGACCGAGCGGACGCGAGACACCCCCGACGCGCACGACAACGAGGAGCGCACCGACGGCTTCGTCCCGCTCCGCTCGTACGGCGCGATCGGGGACGGCCGCACGGTCGCGCTCGTCGCGCTGGACGGCCGCATCGACTGGCTGCCGATCCCCGCGATGGACTCACCGCCCGTCTTCGCGAGCATCCTCGACGCCGAGCACGGCGGGCACGTCGCGCTCCGACCGACCGGCGACGCCACGGTCGAGCGCCGCTACCTGCCCGGCACGAACGTGCTCGTCACCACGTGGACGACCGACTCCGGCTCCTGCACGGTCACCGACGCGATGGTCACGGGCGTCGCCGGCCGGCTGCCGTGGGCCGAGGTCGGCCGCTGCGTGCAGGGCGTCGAGGGCTCGGTCGAGATGGAGTGGGCGGTGGTGCCGGGCACGCTGCTGAACACCGCGGAGCCGCGACGCCTGGACACGGCGAACGGCACGGTGATCGGCATCGACGGCATCACGATCGCGATCGTCGAGCAGGGCTTCGAGCCGGTGCACGACGACGGGCCACGGTTCTCCGGCCGGTTCTCGACGAGCGAGGGCTCGAAGTCGATCCTGACGATCGTCGGCACGCAGGACGAACCGATCTTCCTGCCCGAGCCCGAGCGCACCCTCGCCGCGGTCGACCGCACGATCGACAACTGGTCGACGTGGTCCGAGGAGTTCTCGTACGACGGGCCGTGGGCCGAGGCCGTGCAGCGGAGCGCGCTCGCCCTGAAGCTGCTCATCTACTCGCCCACCGGCGCGATCGCGGCGGCCCCGACCACGAGCCTGCCCGAGGACCGCACCGGCGGGAAGAACTGGGACTACCGCTTCGCGTGGGTGCGCGACCTGTCGTACACCGTGCACGCCCTCACCCGCTTCGGCCTGCGCGAGGAGACGCACGCGGCGGTGTCGTGGGTGATGCGCACGATCGGCGAGCACGACGAGACCATGCCGATCTTCTACCGCCTGGACGGCACGAAGACCGACGAGGTCGACGAACGCGACGTCCCCGGCTGGAACGGCATCGGTCCGGTCACCGTCGGCAACCGCGCCGGCGACCAGCTGCAGCTCGGCGTCTGGGGCGACGTCTTCGAGATCATGCGGCAGTACGTCCGGGCCGGGAACGTCCTGGACCGCGCGACGGCCGGCGTGCTCCAGCGCCTGGCGGACGATGCCTGCCACCGCTGGCCCGAGGCGGACTCGGGCATGTGGGAACTGCAGGAGACGCAGCACTACGTGTCGAGCAAGATCGGCTGCTGGCAGGCCCTCGACGCCGCGGTCGAGCTGCACGACGCCGGGATGATCGACGGCCCGCGCGACAAGTGGGTCGAGAACCGCGAGCTCATCGAGCAGTGGGTGTCCGAGCACGGCTGGGACGAGGAACGCGGCCACTACGTGATGTACCCGGGATCGGACGCGCTCGACACCTCGATCCTGCTGCACGCGATGTCGGCGTTCGACCGCGGTCCGCGCATGGAGTCGACGATCCGCGCGGTCGAGGAACAGCTGCAACGCGGTCCCCTGGTCTACCGGTACTCCGGCATGGACCGCGAGGAGTCACCCTTCGTCGCGTGCTCGTTCTGGCTCGCCGCCGCGATGGCGTGCGTCGGCAGGGTCGACGACGCCCGCGAGCTCATGGACGAGATGGTCGAGCAGGCGAACGACGTCGGGCTGTTCAGCGAGATGATCAGCGAGGACGGCGACTTCATGGGCAACCTGCCGCAGGGGCTGTCGCACCTCGCGCTCATCCAGGCCGCGCTCACCATCGAGGAGGTCGCGGCGGAGTCCTGA
- a CDS encoding fumarylacetoacetate hydrolase family protein, with amino-acid sequence MIPPPERPTLPTTTGGRFPVGRVFCVGRNYAAHAREMGHDPDREPPFFFTKPASAVVTDGADTPYPPQTAQLEHEVELVVALGAGGRDVPVDRALDLVWGYGVGLDLTRRDLQAEAKRLGRPWDLAKGFDASAPVGTLVPAAGVDPTSGAVTLHVDGELRQSGDLGDQLWSVAETLAELSRSVALAPGDLLFTGTPEGVGPLRRGDVLVGRIAGVGSVGTTIT; translated from the coding sequence GTGATCCCTCCACCCGAGCGCCCGACCCTGCCGACCACCACGGGCGGCCGGTTCCCGGTCGGGCGCGTGTTCTGCGTCGGCCGGAACTACGCGGCGCACGCACGCGAGATGGGGCACGACCCCGACCGCGAGCCGCCGTTCTTCTTCACCAAGCCGGCGAGCGCCGTCGTGACGGACGGTGCGGACACCCCGTACCCGCCGCAGACCGCGCAGCTCGAGCACGAGGTCGAGCTCGTCGTGGCCCTCGGCGCCGGTGGGCGTGACGTCCCGGTCGACCGCGCGCTCGACCTCGTCTGGGGCTACGGCGTCGGCCTCGACCTGACCCGCCGCGACCTCCAGGCCGAGGCGAAGCGACTGGGGCGGCCGTGGGACCTGGCGAAGGGGTTCGACGCGTCGGCCCCGGTCGGCACGCTCGTCCCGGCCGCGGGCGTCGACCCGACCTCCGGCGCGGTGACGCTGCACGTGGACGGCGAGCTGCGCCAGTCGGGTGACCTCGGCGACCAGCTCTGGTCGGTCGCCGAGACGCTCGCCGAGCTCTCCCGGTCGGTCGCGCTGGCACCAGGGGACCTCCTGTTCACCGGCACCCCGGAGGGCGTCGGACCGCTGCGACGGGGCGACGTCCTGGTGGGGCGCATCGCGGGCGTGGGGAGCGTCGGCACGACGATCACCTGA
- a CDS encoding DUF1992 domain-containing protein, whose translation MNDVDARMDRLRRAARYRYQQLVDSEVERGTLDPDEVREERRLLRAQDVGPLARALVDEADRRGVFEGNPYRGKPLPGNDGQHDPDWWIKAKIEREDIRGIAPPALALRTEDAELDDHLDALRAEDDVRAVLVDFNARVKEARRQLLGGPPVVTPMRDVDAEVDRWRERRRERAAADERAAAERLAAERAARPRRWWRRG comes from the coding sequence ATGAACGACGTCGACGCCCGGATGGACCGGCTCCGCCGAGCCGCTCGGTACCGGTACCAGCAGCTCGTGGACAGCGAGGTGGAGCGCGGCACGCTCGACCCGGACGAGGTCCGCGAGGAACGCCGGCTGCTCCGCGCGCAGGACGTCGGACCGCTCGCCCGGGCACTCGTGGACGAGGCCGACCGCCGCGGCGTCTTCGAGGGCAACCCCTACCGCGGCAAGCCCCTGCCGGGCAACGACGGGCAGCACGACCCGGACTGGTGGATCAAGGCGAAGATCGAGCGCGAGGACATCCGCGGCATCGCACCGCCCGCCCTGGCCCTGCGCACCGAGGACGCTGAGCTCGACGACCACCTCGACGCGCTGCGTGCCGAGGACGACGTGCGTGCGGTCCTGGTGGACTTCAACGCCCGCGTGAAGGAGGCCAGGAGGCAGCTGCTCGGCGGGCCACCCGTGGTCACGCCGATGCGGGACGTCGACGCCGAGGTGGACCGGTGGCGGGAGCGCCGTCGGGAACGGGCCGCGGCCGACGAGCGGGCGGCGGCCGAGCGGCTCGCGGCGGAGCGGGCGGCGCGGCCCCGTCGGTGGTGGCGGCGCGGCTGA
- a CDS encoding ATP-dependent DNA ligase, giving the protein MSPVSRRTTVLVGDRRLALSNTDKVLYPATGTTKGQVIAYYERVAPWMIPHVKDRPVTRKRWANGVDGKVFFEKNLPDSAPEWVRHHTIAHKEHDTEYPVVDDLPTLVWMAQQAALELHVPQWRFGPRGAQQHPDRLVLDLDPGEGVGLPECVEVAVAARELLRGMGLDPYPVTSGSKGIHLYAALDGRATAQHVSDVAHELARALEQDLPDLVLSSMGRAERAGKVFVDWSQNNGNKTTIAPYSLRGRDRPTVAAPRTWDELTTKGLAQLELAEVLDRLEARGDLLHPVASASLSVGRPDSGHWDGDRTQRANAAEQPGRDRLAAYRAKRDASRTPEPVPEDAPTVRRDGKPTFVVQEHHATRDHYDFRLEHEGVLVSWALPKGEPTDPGKNHLAVQTEDHPLEYGGFEGTIPHAEYGGGTVTIWDDGTYELEKWREGEEVIVTLHGRTNGVRRLALLHTRGRGRDGDEKNWLIHRTKDQPDRTADGGGGADVSRASRPAGRPDAGREPTERRAMLASPATGTPTFDPAHWAFEMKWDGVRALATVRDGRVTLRSRNDNDLTDQYPELQELAERAGVDGVFDGEVVATDDRGRPSFGLLQGRMGLTRRREVEAARATTPVQLLLFDVLEADGHDLTRLGYDARRDALTTVVEPGGAIAVPPAAAGDFAAAVAESAARGLEGVVAKKRSSRYAEGRRSEAWVKVKHHRTQEVVVGGWKPGAGRRAGGVGSLLLGVPGPDGLEYVGKVGTGFSDRDLDAIAAVLRSRERKTPPFVDVPRADARDAHWVRADRVGEVVFAEWTGDGRLRQPSWRGWRPDKAPGDVVRES; this is encoded by the coding sequence GTGAGCCCGGTCTCCCGCCGCACCACGGTCCTCGTCGGCGACCGTCGGCTCGCGCTGTCGAACACCGACAAGGTCCTCTACCCCGCGACCGGCACCACGAAGGGGCAGGTGATCGCCTACTACGAGCGGGTCGCCCCGTGGATGATCCCGCACGTCAAGGACCGTCCGGTCACCCGGAAGCGCTGGGCGAACGGCGTCGACGGCAAGGTCTTCTTCGAGAAGAACCTGCCCGACTCCGCCCCCGAGTGGGTACGGCACCACACGATCGCGCACAAGGAGCACGACACCGAGTACCCGGTCGTCGACGACCTGCCGACGCTCGTCTGGATGGCGCAGCAGGCCGCCCTCGAGCTGCACGTCCCGCAGTGGCGCTTCGGCCCGCGCGGAGCGCAGCAGCACCCGGACCGCCTCGTGCTCGACCTGGACCCCGGCGAGGGCGTCGGCCTCCCGGAGTGCGTCGAGGTCGCGGTCGCCGCCCGCGAGCTCCTGCGCGGCATGGGCCTGGACCCGTACCCGGTGACGTCCGGGTCGAAGGGCATCCACCTGTACGCCGCCCTGGACGGGCGGGCCACCGCGCAGCACGTCTCGGACGTCGCGCACGAGCTCGCGCGGGCGCTCGAGCAGGACCTGCCCGACCTCGTGCTGTCGTCGATGGGCCGCGCCGAGCGCGCGGGCAAGGTGTTCGTCGACTGGTCGCAGAACAACGGCAACAAGACCACGATCGCGCCGTACTCGCTGCGCGGCCGTGACCGGCCGACGGTCGCGGCGCCACGGACCTGGGACGAGCTGACGACGAAGGGGCTCGCCCAGCTGGAGCTGGCCGAGGTCCTCGACCGCCTGGAGGCGCGTGGGGACCTCCTGCACCCGGTCGCGTCCGCCTCGCTGTCGGTCGGGAGGCCCGACTCCGGTCACTGGGACGGCGACCGGACCCAGCGTGCGAACGCCGCGGAGCAGCCGGGTCGCGACCGGCTGGCCGCCTACCGCGCGAAGCGCGACGCGTCGCGCACCCCGGAACCGGTGCCCGAGGACGCGCCGACGGTGCGGCGGGACGGGAAGCCGACGTTCGTCGTCCAGGAGCACCACGCCACCCGGGACCACTACGACTTCCGGCTGGAGCACGAGGGCGTCCTCGTCAGCTGGGCGCTCCCGAAGGGCGAACCGACCGACCCGGGGAAGAACCACCTCGCGGTGCAGACCGAGGACCACCCGCTCGAGTACGGCGGCTTCGAGGGCACGATCCCGCACGCCGAGTACGGCGGCGGCACGGTGACGATCTGGGACGACGGCACGTACGAGCTCGAGAAGTGGCGCGAGGGCGAGGAGGTCATCGTCACGCTGCACGGCCGGACGAACGGCGTCCGACGCCTCGCGCTGCTGCACACCCGGGGTCGTGGGCGGGACGGCGACGAGAAGAACTGGCTGATCCACCGCACGAAGGACCAACCCGACCGCACGGCGGACGGTGGCGGCGGGGCGGACGTGAGCCGCGCCTCCCGTCCGGCCGGGCGACCGGACGCCGGACGCGAGCCGACCGAGCGCCGGGCCATGCTCGCGTCCCCGGCGACGGGCACACCGACGTTCGACCCGGCGCACTGGGCGTTCGAGATGAAGTGGGACGGCGTGCGCGCCCTCGCGACCGTCCGCGACGGGCGGGTGACCCTGCGCAGCCGCAACGACAACGACCTGACCGACCAGTACCCGGAGCTGCAGGAGCTCGCCGAGCGGGCCGGTGTCGACGGCGTGTTCGACGGCGAGGTCGTGGCCACCGACGACCGGGGCCGCCCGTCCTTCGGGCTGCTGCAGGGCCGGATGGGGCTCACCCGGCGGCGGGAGGTCGAAGCGGCCCGCGCGACCACACCCGTGCAGCTGCTGCTCTTCGACGTGCTCGAGGCCGACGGGCACGACCTCACCCGGCTCGGCTACGACGCACGACGTGACGCCCTGACGACCGTCGTGGAGCCGGGCGGTGCGATCGCCGTGCCGCCCGCCGCCGCGGGGGACTTCGCCGCCGCCGTCGCGGAGTCGGCGGCCCGCGGGCTGGAGGGCGTCGTCGCGAAGAAGCGGTCCTCGCGGTACGCCGAGGGCCGCCGGTCCGAGGCCTGGGTCAAGGTGAAGCACCACCGCACGCAGGAGGTCGTCGTCGGCGGGTGGAAGCCCGGGGCCGGTCGACGCGCCGGCGGGGTCGGGTCCCTGCTGCTCGGGGTGCCCGGCCCGGACGGGCTGGAGTACGTCGGCAAGGTCGGGACGGGGTTCAGCGACCGCGACCTCGACGCGATCGCCGCGGTGCTGCGGTCGCGGGAGCGGAAGACCCCACCGTTCGTCGACGTCCCGCGGGCGGACGCCCGTGACGCGCACTGGGTGCGTGCGGACCGGGTCGGCGAGGTCGTGTTCGCCGAGTGGACGGGTGACGGGCGGCTCCGGCAGCCGTCGTGGCGCGGGTGGCGGCCGGACAAGGCACCGGGGGACGTGGTCCGCGAGTCGTGA
- a CDS encoding phosphoketolase codes for MAPAHIASTDRIRAIDAWWRAANYLTVGQIYLLDNPLLTRPIDPDDVKPRLLGHWGTSPALNLVYAHCNALIAETDRDLLYVCGPGHGGPAMNANAYLEGTWGELYPDITPDPEGLRKFFRQFSFPGGIPSHAAPETPGSINEGGELGYSLAHAYGAALDNPDLVVACVVGDGEAETGPLSGSWQAHTFLDPVSDGAVLPILNLNGWKIANPTVLARIPDEDLTAYFRGLGYDPIVVDSARVDHDPFAVHALFDGALRRALASIDDIQAAARAQAARAAAGQPAGAADLRPRWPMIVLRTPKGWTGPQEVDGERVEGTFRAHQVPLPAVREDAGHREQLEEWMRSYRPDELFDADGQPIGIMTTIRPTGEHRMSATPHANGGRIRTPLDRPALEPYGVEAGTTASSTATLGPWLAELVERNGSSFRLFGPDETISNKLDAVFDVTSRVWRARRGPGDEHLGAQGRVVEVLSEHLLEGMLEGYVLTGRHGLLNTYEAFAHIIDSMVGQYAKWLESSTDIDWRAPVSNLSILLSSHVWRQDHNGFSHQDPGFLDVVASKQQDLVRIKLPADANTLLAVAAHAFETTDRIEVIVAGKHPEPVFLSLEDAVAHADAGLGVWEWAGTEQQVGRADVVLASAGDVPTVEAMAAADIIRHHAPGVGVRFVNVVDLLSLGDPRKHEHPVSDERYDEVFLPGTPVVFAFHGYPSLVHQLTYRRHGHDDLHVHGFLEQGTTTSPFDMLMLSEMDRFALAHDALTRVDAEAHADLLAKLTEARDAARTFAYTRGEDHPSLAGWEFAGWPQDEPTSGGTGGDPGAGETEDAAPGA; via the coding sequence ATGGCTCCTGCACACATCGCGAGCACGGACCGCATCCGTGCGATCGACGCCTGGTGGCGCGCCGCGAACTACCTGACGGTCGGGCAGATCTACCTGCTCGACAACCCGCTCCTGACGCGCCCGATCGACCCGGACGACGTCAAGCCACGACTCCTCGGGCACTGGGGCACGTCCCCGGCGCTCAACCTCGTCTACGCGCACTGCAACGCCCTCATCGCGGAGACCGACCGCGACCTGCTCTACGTGTGCGGCCCGGGGCACGGTGGACCGGCGATGAACGCGAACGCGTACCTCGAGGGCACGTGGGGCGAGCTGTACCCCGACATCACCCCCGACCCCGAGGGGCTGCGGAAGTTCTTCCGGCAGTTCTCGTTCCCGGGCGGCATCCCCTCGCACGCGGCGCCGGAGACGCCCGGTTCGATCAACGAGGGCGGTGAGCTCGGCTACTCCCTCGCGCACGCGTACGGCGCCGCGCTCGACAACCCTGACCTCGTGGTGGCGTGCGTCGTCGGCGACGGCGAGGCCGAGACCGGTCCGCTGTCCGGCTCCTGGCAGGCGCACACGTTCCTCGACCCGGTGTCCGACGGTGCCGTGCTCCCGATCCTCAACCTCAACGGGTGGAAGATCGCGAACCCGACGGTCCTCGCGCGCATCCCCGACGAGGACCTGACCGCCTACTTCCGCGGCCTCGGCTACGACCCGATCGTCGTCGACTCGGCGCGGGTCGACCACGACCCGTTCGCCGTGCACGCCCTGTTCGACGGTGCCCTCCGCCGCGCCCTGGCGTCCATCGACGACATCCAGGCCGCCGCGCGCGCCCAGGCGGCCCGTGCCGCCGCGGGGCAGCCAGCCGGTGCCGCCGACCTGCGCCCGCGCTGGCCGATGATCGTGCTCCGCACCCCGAAGGGCTGGACCGGTCCGCAGGAGGTCGACGGCGAGCGTGTCGAGGGCACCTTCCGCGCCCACCAGGTCCCGCTGCCCGCGGTCCGCGAGGACGCCGGACACCGCGAGCAGCTCGAGGAGTGGATGCGGTCCTACCGCCCCGACGAGCTCTTCGACGCCGACGGGCAGCCGATCGGCATCATGACGACCATCCGTCCGACCGGCGAGCACCGCATGAGCGCGACACCGCACGCCAACGGCGGCCGCATCCGCACGCCGCTCGACCGTCCGGCACTCGAGCCGTACGGCGTCGAGGCCGGGACGACTGCCAGCTCGACGGCGACGCTCGGACCGTGGCTCGCCGAGCTCGTCGAGCGCAACGGGTCGTCCTTCCGGCTGTTCGGGCCGGACGAGACGATCTCGAACAAGCTCGACGCGGTGTTCGACGTCACCTCCCGGGTCTGGCGTGCGCGCCGTGGCCCCGGTGACGAGCACCTCGGTGCACAGGGCAGGGTCGTCGAGGTCCTGTCCGAGCACCTGCTCGAGGGCATGCTCGAGGGCTACGTGCTCACCGGGCGGCACGGGCTGCTCAACACGTACGAGGCGTTCGCCCACATCATCGACTCGATGGTCGGCCAGTACGCCAAGTGGCTCGAGTCGTCGACCGACATCGACTGGCGCGCACCGGTGTCGAACCTGTCGATCCTGCTGTCGTCGCACGTGTGGCGGCAGGACCACAACGGGTTCTCGCACCAGGACCCGGGGTTCCTCGACGTCGTCGCCTCGAAGCAGCAGGACCTCGTCCGGATCAAGCTGCCCGCCGACGCGAACACGCTGCTCGCCGTCGCCGCGCACGCCTTCGAGACGACCGACCGGATCGAGGTCATCGTCGCGGGCAAGCACCCGGAGCCGGTGTTCCTGTCGCTCGAGGACGCCGTCGCGCACGCCGACGCGGGCCTCGGCGTGTGGGAGTGGGCCGGGACCGAGCAGCAGGTGGGCCGTGCCGACGTCGTGCTCGCGAGCGCCGGTGACGTGCCGACGGTCGAGGCGATGGCCGCGGCCGACATCATCCGGCACCACGCCCCCGGGGTCGGCGTCCGCTTCGTGAACGTCGTCGACCTGCTGTCCCTCGGCGACCCGCGCAAGCACGAGCACCCGGTGAGCGACGAGCGGTACGACGAGGTGTTCCTGCCGGGCACCCCCGTCGTGTTCGCGTTCCACGGCTACCCGTCGCTCGTGCACCAGCTGACGTACCGCCGGCACGGGCACGACGACCTGCACGTGCACGGGTTCCTCGAGCAGGGCACCACGACCTCCCCGTTCGACATGCTCATGCTCAGCGAGATGGACCGCTTCGCCCTGGCGCACGACGCGCTGACCCGCGTCGACGCCGAGGCGCACGCCGACCTCCTCGCGAAGCTGACCGAGGCGCGGGACGCGGCGCGGACCTTCGCGTACACCCGCGGCGAGGACCACCCCTCGCTCGCCGGGTGGGAGTTCGCCGGCTGGCCGCAGGACGAACCGACCTCCGGCGGGACCGGCGGCGACCCCGGGGCCGGCGAGACCGAGGACGCGGCACCGGGCGCCTGA
- a CDS encoding Ku protein, which translates to MRSIWKGSIAFGLVNVPIKVYAATETHDVSLHQVHDDDKGRIRYKRVCEFGHEVEYGDIQRAYDDGDKTVVLTPEDFKQLPQEQSHEIEVLEFVPVDQVDPMMFEKTYYLEPDSRSPKAYVLLRETLAKTDRLAIVQFTLRQKTRLGVLRVHDDVVLLQGLLWGDEVRAPDFKALDASVKVSANELKMSSSLVDSMSTDFDPDRYTDAYQEELQQLIDAKLEAGDDVDTAETFGERSDDEDDDAGGDVIDLMAALRASVDKKRSGGSGSRPSSGSRGQGGSARKAGQEKAPEEAGSTEQAAPAKKTTTATKKTTAAKKTTAAAKKAPATKKPAAKKQAS; encoded by the coding sequence ATGAGGTCGATCTGGAAGGGCTCCATCGCGTTCGGGCTCGTCAACGTGCCCATCAAGGTGTACGCGGCGACGGAGACCCACGACGTGTCGCTCCACCAGGTCCACGACGACGACAAGGGCCGCATCCGGTACAAGCGCGTGTGCGAGTTCGGCCACGAGGTCGAGTACGGCGACATCCAGCGCGCCTACGACGACGGCGACAAGACCGTCGTGCTGACCCCGGAGGACTTCAAGCAGCTCCCCCAGGAGCAGTCGCACGAGATCGAGGTCCTGGAGTTCGTGCCCGTCGACCAGGTCGACCCGATGATGTTCGAGAAGACGTACTACCTCGAGCCCGACTCCCGCTCCCCCAAGGCCTACGTCCTGCTGCGGGAGACCCTGGCGAAGACCGACCGGCTCGCGATCGTGCAGTTCACGCTGCGGCAGAAGACCCGGCTCGGGGTCCTCCGCGTGCACGACGACGTCGTCCTGCTCCAGGGGCTCCTCTGGGGCGACGAGGTCCGCGCTCCCGACTTCAAGGCCCTCGATGCGTCGGTCAAGGTCAGCGCGAACGAGCTGAAGATGTCGTCGTCCCTCGTCGACAGCATGTCCACCGACTTCGACCCGGACCGCTACACCGACGCGTACCAGGAGGAGCTGCAGCAGCTCATCGACGCGAAGCTCGAGGCCGGCGACGACGTCGACACCGCGGAGACCTTCGGTGAGCGCTCGGACGACGAGGACGACGACGCGGGCGGGGACGTCATCGACCTGATGGCCGCCCTGCGGGCGTCCGTCGACAAGAAGCGGTCTGGAGGATCGGGGTCGCGTCCGTCGTCCGGCTCACGGGGGCAGGGCGGGTCGGCACGGAAGGCCGGCCAGGAGAAGGCTCCGGAGGAGGCCGGCAGCACGGAGCAGGCGGCGCCCGCGAAGAAGACGACCACGGCGACGAAGAAGACGACGGCAGCGAAGAAGACGACGGCGGCCGCGAAGAAGGCGCCCGCCACGAAGAAGCCAGCGGCGAAGAAGCAGGCCAGCTAG
- a CDS encoding sugar phosphate isomerase/epimerase — translation MREHDLLATSWTWAGDAPVADRVRAVGDAGFAGLSLSLDDLHEVRATTGFAALRRVLDRAGIVWVQLGPLDRWWASPDRTPDDEADRGVVLEAAAALGAWQVVAHADGRVRPLSPTALLDDFVDLATRTATVGAQLVLEPEPWSNLPTVERASRFVRAADHPDAGLLLDAAHALRGGSTLASIAQGVAPGVLAAVELSDGLLHTPSGMTLAEESRTARYLPGAGAWDLPGLVRVLRGLGHDEPWGVEVRTAAHRAMPLADALRTAAAATRAVLDAADAADEPAAPAMPSTPAPTSAVDFEPTPHRHGHGRSRPGVPSAP, via the coding sequence GTGCGGGAACACGACCTGCTCGCGACGTCCTGGACCTGGGCCGGTGACGCCCCCGTCGCCGACCGGGTCCGTGCCGTCGGGGACGCCGGGTTCGCCGGGCTGTCCCTCTCGCTCGACGACCTGCACGAGGTCCGGGCCACCACCGGGTTCGCGGCGCTGCGGCGGGTGCTGGACCGCGCCGGCATCGTCTGGGTGCAGCTCGGACCGCTCGACCGCTGGTGGGCCTCCCCCGACCGCACACCCGACGACGAGGCCGACCGCGGTGTCGTGCTCGAGGCGGCAGCGGCCCTGGGTGCGTGGCAGGTCGTCGCGCACGCCGACGGCCGGGTCCGCCCGCTCTCCCCGACCGCGCTGCTCGACGACTTCGTCGACCTCGCGACCCGGACGGCGACCGTCGGCGCACAGCTCGTGCTCGAACCGGAACCGTGGTCGAACCTGCCGACGGTCGAGCGCGCGTCGCGGTTCGTCCGCGCCGCCGACCACCCCGACGCCGGGCTCCTGCTCGACGCCGCCCACGCGCTCCGCGGCGGCTCCACGCTCGCGTCGATCGCACAGGGCGTGGCCCCCGGGGTCCTCGCGGCGGTCGAGCTGAGCGACGGCCTGCTGCACACCCCGTCCGGCATGACGCTCGCCGAGGAGTCCCGCACGGCCCGGTACCTGCCCGGCGCGGGGGCGTGGGACCTGCCCGGGCTCGTCCGGGTCCTCCGCGGGCTCGGCCACGACGAACCGTGGGGCGTCGAGGTCCGGACGGCCGCCCACCGCGCCATGCCGCTCGCCGACGCCCTGCGCACCGCGGCCGCGGCGACCCGCGCGGTGCTCGACGCGGCCGACGCCGCCGACGAACCGGCCGCCCCGGCCATGCCGTCCACCCCCGCCCCGACGTCCGCCGTCGACTTCGAGCCGACCCCGCACCGGCACGGACACGGGCGCAGCCGCCCCGGCGTACCGTCGGCCCCATGA